ACCCAGATGAACACCGTCGAGAAGACCAAGGATAAGGTTGATGCCATCACCTAAAGTAGGAAGATTGAATGGACTGGATCGACATTGACTTTTGACGAGATCAGGGAAATACCCGGGCGCGGAAGATGGGTAGGTAgtatcttgatgatcatcaaagaCGAATTGGGTGGCGACCACACCACTCTTGTTCcgatctttctcttcgctTGTAAGTCGGACCTCTCGAGCTGCGAATTGGGATTAGCATAAATCAATGTGATGTCGTGCATAGCGACTCACCAGCCATGGCCTTGAGTAAACGTTTTTCGTCAATGAAGGGGATTTTGATAACAGCTTCCCAATCTtgtttctttccattcatatCGAGAGCAAAGTCTTTAGGATAGAAATCAATGATAGGGGAGGTCTCCTCGAACATCAGATCCTGCAAGTTAGGCAAATCAGTTTAACGAGACAACCAGCATGGTGAGCTGAAGGACTAACCCTATAAGCTGGAGGAACATGCTCTTTACTTTCCTCTGGCAAAACACCCATCAATTGTTGGAACGGCGTGAATGGTTTtccaaaatcgaaatcgaacTTGTACTCGGCAATACCCTTAAGATCTATAAATGATATTAGCTGACGAGTCAAGCAGAACAAGACTGACAGCTCACCGGTAATTCTAGGAGCATAATGGAAGTTATAGAACCATCCCCAACTTGATACACCTTTATAGTAATAGTTTAAAATCCATTGAAGACCTTCGATATATCTGAAAACAATGCTGTGCATATCTTCAGGCTTGTTgaaatcaagctcaagcttcTCCTTGTAATatcttttcttccaatcATCCAAATTCTCCTTCAGCTTATCCTCGTAAGCTTCCTCAAAGTCTTCCACGACATTGTCAACCACTTTGGCTTTGTTGTATTTAGCAAATATCCTTTGAATAGccaaatcaccttctgattcctcttcttcctcagatTCCCATTCGCCGTCAGCCTCCTCTTCGGCGACGGCAGAGGCTCCATCCTCGCTCACTCCCTCAAGGTCAAAAGTCATGACGACGATATTTTGACCATAATCATCCACCTCGTCCCACTTGGTGAGTAGATGGAGCTGATCCCCTAATTCTTGAACAAATCGTTGGTCTCTAGCGGAGAAATTGTTCACCAATACGCATCGATCGGCAGATGAAGGTCTAGCTTGATGTTTGGTGACAAATtgcttgatttgattcaATATTTTCTGTTGGTCCTTGGTAATGACTATGTATGACTTAGCGAGAGCCAAGCTGGCAATACATCAAGATTCAGCTTACCCATCTTTCCCCTCTTTCGAGCCTTCTCCATCGCTTCAATTTCCTTTTGCTGCTTGCCCTTGTACCAGTTCTGGTCTGcgtattcttcttcaaagttGTCAATCTCGAACTGCGCCAACTTGTCAAGCATGAGTTGAAGTCGGGGCAAGGAGATCGTTCCATGCTCGTTGAGATATCCCCCTGAGAAAAAATTCAGCTTGTGGAATTATGTGACAGTATAAGCTGAACTCGCCGGCAACGGGTAAAATCTCTTTGTAGATTCCCCAAATTCTCTCCAAGGCTCCTTCATTGATATGTAAATCCGGTAAATGAGGCAAGAAATCATTTCCTACGAACACAGCCATGAGGATGAAATCGTCTATGATTCGTTCAAGATCAtatttgaatgatatttgTGTGGCGAGAGATCCGAATTCCAGATCCAGATATTCTCGAAGTAATGACAGGTGTAAAAGGTAAAAGTTGGTGTTTGCGAGACTAACCGACAAAACACGTATCAGCTTCAAGGTCGTTTTAGACTCAGAATCTGACTTACCCGGTGgtcttctttgatttccttcCAAAAGTAACTTCTTCTCTTAACAGACAGAAATGAGGATCATGACTTAATAAACCTAACATGATCAAATCTGCATCTAAACCATATAAACAGTGTCTTGTGTTTGGGTTATAATCAGGTTGAGCTTTTGTCAACCTTATAAATTCTTGGATTTTATGTTCACCCTCTCCAGGTACGTCATGTCCACTTAGAATAACCTTGACGTTTCTCCACTCAGCGTCTTCTGAGATTCTCTTAGTTACATAATATTTAAGGTGATTTGAGAGCCTTGCCATGAATGGTGTCCCTAATCACCCGCCCAAAAATGTCAGCTAACTCTGTTTATACGCTTCTTAAAAGCAACAAAGGCGAGGAAGCTGACCTGGCGTAATACAATTTGAATCGAAAGCTTTTTCTTCAGGCAATTTTTCgcctttcttttcagcttcttgtcTTTTTTCAACAGCATCTTTTGCCGTTCGAAATCGTCTACTTCTTTGTTGGTTCATTTTAGCTCTTGGAGCTACACCATCAATAGCCATGAAAAAGACTTTTTGTGGCTTGATTTTAGTGAATAGATGATCGATATAAGCGAATATCGCCAAAATCATCTGTTCTTCCGTTATTCGGAAATGTGGATCATTCTCcgatgaaggaggatgagAACAGTTATGAATGATACCATTCTGCGCCAAGATTCCATCAGTATCGTCTATTGAACGGGACAATGATGGGTGTCAGGCTTACCATGTCCAAGCTGATCGATGACAATGACTTGTCAGTTCTTTGCTCCTATCACCTTCGATGCAGATGTGCAACTCACTATAAATTGTCAAACGTCGGAATGGAGTTTGGCGTGATAAGCTGAGATGTGAGGGGGTACCTCTCCGAGATCCATCTGAAAAACTGTAATAAGACGAGTACGAAAGACAATCAGCCACTATGCACATCGCGATTGCATCTATTGTAGGTATATCGACATCGAGATTATCAAACGAACCTTTGGAATACCTATTGCCACCCACCACGTTAATCAGCTTGACACATGCGATCAAAATGAAGGAAGTACTCACCCATGATGATTGACTATTACTTTGTTACTTTATACAGTATGAAAAGAGTGGTTGTTATCGTTGTTTAATGCTTTATATAATATGCTATTGAGATGATctgattcgattgatgatCAAGCCGTTCTAAAATTCGAAGGGGGTATACTTGATGAGTATGGTTAAAGTTACACACAGGtcgagaagagaagaagactttgGTATCCTATTCCGAGACGATCCAGGTATTACTACTGAGGGTTGTGAAAGAATTGGGGGATGAATTCCAAGCGCAATTGCttcttgagaaagaagagagaggagaaggatcgaagaggattgaagatGTGATCGTCTGGACGTGCCATGAGTCGGTATTCCGGATCGGTTGTGTGTATTTATCGGTCAATTAGGCGTGTGAACACCGGTTAGAAAGGCCGAGATTAGGCACGTGGCAACGGTTGAATGAAAGAACGGATGGGTTGACATAAAGTGATAGACTAATTTCAGTTCCTTTTCTATTTCATaattcattctcatcaagcTAAAAACAAGTACAGCAAAGACCGATATGTCACGCTCACCAGAAAAGTGAGCTGATCACCGCGATTGAGTGTTGAAGGACTCAGCTGACGATCACCCGGTATAGGTATTCCAGTCGATCGCCCGATGCAAGGATGagtccttctctttcacctgcCAGATCAAGGCGGCCTGATGTGGAGGAAGCTCCTGCCAAGTGAGTATACTCTTAAATTATCTAGTGTTGACCTCATCGTTAACCGCAATTGTAATCTTCTGTGCAGACGAATGCGAACGGATCgaaaagtggaagataaagcCAGGGGTAAAAGATTATTCGGTAATATCCTGGGGACATTACAGAAGTTccaaaaagatgataaatcATCAAGGACAAGTGAAGCTGTGAGTGCAGTAGATTGTTATTAATCTTCAACATCTATATACCAAGCCGCCCACCATCCTTTGTCTCTTTCGAAGCGGACCTTGCTAATAATGGTATTGGTTTGTTTAGGCCAAGAGGAGAGAGCAAGTTTCAGAGAGGATAGCAGCTAAATTAAGATCTGAAACTACATTACATACAGAGATATTAGATTCcgaaaaagaattgaaaagtCTCAAGATAAATACTGAGAGTGCGGAATACGTATTAAAGCATAAACAAGTAGCGGTAAGTCACACATTCCTCAATTGCGTTTCGAGAAACAACCGCTTGATCGAATACTCGCAAGGGTCGGTAGAATCCACAATAAGTGACTTGATTTCATGTTGCAGCTTAAAGCACGTCATGATTTCCTTGAACCAACCTCAAAATTCCTTTATACATCACTACCTCCCCCAGAACCATTAATATTCGAAAGTAATCTACTCAACCCATCACCTATACCTTTATCCAAAGGACCAGGGAGAGAACCTCCTCATGGAAAGGATTTAGCACCATTATACTATGTGAGTGTAAATGTATCTCCTCATGTCATTCACTGAGGCCttgttctttgattgatcacaAAGAAATCCGAGCTAATCCTCGCCTCTGCTTTCCGTAGTTACCTAAAATACTGCTACCTCATCAAACGTCAGCTTTGAAATCTCGTCAAGCAAATTTATCCGAATTAATCTCAGAAGAAATAGACACCTtagaaaaggagaaggagaaagttgaaagtaCATCAATAACGAATCGGAAGAGAATTGAAGAGTTATCAGACAAGTTAGTTGAATTGAGACAACAAGTGAAACATAccaatgaagaaggaggggaCAGTCAAGGAGCAAGTGGTAGTAGTAGGAGAAGAGGAGGcggtggaagaggtagagatgaaagagaagatgatttcggcAGAACACcaagggaagaaatggatcTCGATCGAGACAGGGAAAAAGATGgcgaagaaagaggtgttgtaatcaaaggtgatgaaggcGATATCGAAGTGGAATATTGAGCGGTTCGAAGGAGAAAAAGTAATAGACCAGAAGGAGCTGGCCTGGGCATACACCAGCGAGAAGCGAAGGAGTTATTGGCCTTTTCATGACAATCAAAAGACAGGTCatgaatatcaagaagatttGCTAGCAGCCCCTGCATGAAGAGGGAGAGGTTGAATGCAtggtatatatgtatcatTTGTATGCAGGGTATAACAATCAACATTTCTACTGATCTCCCGACTTGCATTCCCCACCTGGAGACGCATGGCCCAGAGTGCCCTTCATCGCTCGTGTGGTCTTCAGAGATCCGCTCTACCAGTGTGAATGGCTAGCGGAAACCCCACTGCCGTCCTAGTAGATCTCGTCAAATGGTCTAGTATCTTTAAAACAACTCTCCCAGACCTCGTTGACTGCTTTTTCAGCCATATCAGGAGATGTGCAAGATGGATTTGCCAGGACTGAAAGTATAGCACGTCTTTTCACGCATGCCTATGAGAGATAGTCGCTGGAGTCAGCTCAGTGATCTTTGCTTTGACAGATTTGTGTTCAGTTTGCAGATATCAGAAACATGATATTTTCGGACGCGTaaattgactcacttgatgttGTTTGTTGAAACTGTAAAATCCTCTCTTGAATTCTCTTGTGAATCTACAATCTCCCGATAAATTTGCTGCTCTGATCTAGATCATGAAAATAATGTGTCAATGATTAGATATATTTCGTCAGAGTAATCCTTCAACGTCGTATCTTCATTTCAATCGAATGATTGAGCAGCGAATCCCCGTTGAACTGCATGGAATATCTTGTACGTATTCCGATTCATTCATTACTAACCCCCACCCACCTGTGACAGGAGcaaattgactcacctctgaaCAAGCATGATGTCtcaaattcatccaatccacTTTAAATCTACAATGATCATAAGCATGCAATAACTCATGTGCTAAAGTATCTTCCATGTGCTTTTTGGAGAAAAATCGATTTTGACATAATAATATACCGTGATCAGGTGAAAATCCACCTGAACGTGATTCTGGACAGGGATGGCAttggattgaagatgatgggaatTCACATCCTGCTGATTTTAAATGTTGTAAGAGGAACGTTATTATTGGACCTACAAGATATCAAGGAGGTTAGCTGAGGGGTTCGTAGGATGGACCCAAGGTGAAAAAaaagggaaggagaaggaaggtcGTCAAGGGTGTGAATCCAATGATGATTTATAGGTCACTCTTCTCCCACCATCTCCACCTATACCAAACTCAAATGCATCCATACTgccattccattcattcCTATACCTCTATCTCTACGCTCAAGAACAAGCGATACTCACTATTTGTCATTAAATCGGTTTTGAATCCTTCACATTTATCCCAATCCTTCTCCAATTTCCCCTGTTCTCTCAATGAATCCCTATGGGctttttgatcttctgtCAATCCCAATCCTGTAAACTCAGATAACGATATACGCCATTTCTCAAATGCCGTTGTAGGTTCACTTGCCCCTATTCGTTCCAGTTGCTCTGTTGGATCGGAAGTGGTCGATGTTGAGCTCGACATTTTGGGATGAGTGAACTGTTGGAAATGAGGAAATTATAACAAACTATGCTTCAAGTGACAGTGATTGCGGCGCaggatcaggtgaaggttGCTTGATTAGATAGATAACGATGCCAAATACAATGAAGACAACAGTCGAATTCATCCATGTTGAATCTCAGAATTGTTCCCAAAAAACACTCGAAATCGGAAATCGCTTCAGAAAATAGATCCGATGGAAAATCATGCGTTGTTCATCCGATTCCAACACTTTACTAGGCGTATCTACAACTTTCACATCGCATGAATACtcaggttgaagatgaagagcgaCCAGAAGCAGCTCAGTGCAGAACGGAATAGCTTTGTACAGATAAACTGCTACTATGCATTGCAGTATGCATCcgtttttccttttttgatcGATAATTCGGTCTATTCCCCTCGCCACCTTTTAAaaacctcatcatcttccggACCAATGAACCTGCGGTTGAATTCACACTCATGAGCTCCATGAACAGCATATCTTAGGTAGATAGAAGGATATCTTCCGGGCAAACTCAAGACAAATGATCTAACGATGATAGCACTTACTTCTTGACCATTCTATTGAACGAATTATCATTCTCCCTTATTGATTTAGGAGATAACTTGGACAAGTATCCCATCGCAAGGGATTCCCATGCGTGATATCTACGTGTAAACAATGTCAGCGTTACACGTCCAATACAACTTCGAGCCATTCTTTGAAAGCGTACTCACGCATATTGACCAGTTttctcaaagtcaaattctTTTTCCTCGTGGGTTTTTTGGATCTCTTCTCCATGCCACATTGGCCAAAAGAAAGCTCTTTCACTCAGTACTTGCACTTCATCAGGATACCTTCTTGCTATCTCCCACGGTTTCACCACTGAATGATAAGCCCATGTGCCGCCGTCGAAAGTTTCGTAGGAATGTAACCATCGATCTATGAATGGAGATCCAGGTGCTGATATTATCACAGCGTTCTGTATCACATCGTGTGTGTAAGGCTTTTCTCAACAAAGGATTCCTCACCGAGAATGATGTGTATGTAATAAGGGTGGGAGGAGGTCGTCGCGCTGGACTCATAGGTCGCAGCAACTCAAAACTCACGCATAATCCCTCTGGATCCAATGCAGCTCTTCTGGAATCAGGTGAAGCTTCCATGCCTAACGTAGTAGGGAAATACAGCAGATCGTCGAATGATTTGATGCTGTAGTTGTGGTTTGGAATTAGCAATGTTGAACTACAGCTCTATCTTCAATGATCATTCTATTCTGAATGACCTCATGAGCAGCACTCATGTCTTCCACACCCATGCCGTCCTTTTTGCTTTGATTCTCCCTTCGCCAATAGTATGTCCCAAAAATAGAAATAGAAAGCTCACACATAGATATCAACGTCCAGGTAGATGCCACCAGAATACTTCATAGCTAGTAATCTCAACACGTCCGCTTTGTGCGCAAAGTGGTTCAACGGCCTACCGTATATCTGTGACGGAGCTTGAGTCGATATCAAAGTGAGATGAGGGACGATGAGGTCCCACCATGGTCCCGTGGGAAGGTGTTCGTAGTGGCTATGGGGAAAGGGTCAGTGTTGAACAGCAAAACTGAAATTGAACTCACAAGTAGATCTTTTCCGGTTTtagattgatcaaagcacTTCTCATAGCCAAATAAGCGTAATAAGGcaattcttcaccttgctcttgaccttctttcagatctttcaaGCCATATACGTAATGTACAGAATTTGGTATTATCATTCCATCTATTCTTTTAGGTTttgatggatcaggtaaatGTAGATAATCTGGTTTATCTTGCTTtataggtggaggaggtaagaACAATGAGCGATCTATCAGAAAAGGAGAATCTGTCGTTTTACCTATATTATATGGTCTATAGGGTGGATGTGGTCGGATTTGACAGAATAGGAATCCAATTCCGAGTAAGAGGATTAAGGTGAGTACTGGAGGTAAATGAATAGCATTATGGCGAGTTAAAGGGATTGTCTGGTAGAGTACAATGAGCAAAGCAATTCATACAGCAGATATTGGTGATTCTATCTTTAGTGGTAGATAGCAAGCAAACTCACAATAGGTTTACCACCCCTCAACCAAAGTGGTAAGACCATCGTTTCAAGGATTTATATTTCAAGGTAGTTCATGGGTTACTCGTTGGTCGTTCGGATCTTATTAGCGATACCGGAGctattcttcctttttttctgATGAGTTGGGAGGCTGAGGACGTTTATCCTCTTCTAGTCCGTTCGTATATTGTACAGAGTTCAATGCGATTTAGGTGTCAGACAAGTCAAGTCACAAGGGAATCTcgacaaatcatcatcatttcaaCCTTTGCCTAATCTTATTGTTTCAACGAAATCAACATACGTAAGGCGGATATAGCCGCAGTACAAACTGTGTTCAATACTCGTagtgatggtggtgataaTGACtacaacgatgatgaagccTATGAATGCTTATAACAATTGAAGGATACAAGAAAGGACAGCACAGTACACCAATATGGTATGCATACAATATCTGTTTTATCTATCAGAGATCTCACTATCTCACCATGATATCCTCCAGCCTGAATTATATGATATAAACCACCACAACATCCAGATGTGGGGTTGTTCATTACTCCTCCCCCACCCATTTCTCAGCAATCTCACCAATATAAGGTAGCCAGAATCTACTCAGACCTTCTTGAGCATCTTTCCACGCTCTGAAAGAAGTATATACTATTCCCATTACTGCTCCTATGATGTAAATTATGAATAAAAATTTAGGTAGTCTGATTATCAATTTGAATATCAACAGAAAAATGAGCAGCGGTGTAGTGAAAAGGGCCGATTGGTATGCTAATATAAAGGATATGTTAGTATAACTCATATGACACTTGTTGATATATATGATAAGGAAAATGAGGGAGAAAAACGATGATTGTAAGACCGAGGGGTACTTACCGTGAAATCTAACATAATCATTCTGAGTTTCGAGAATCAGGAAGAGTAAAGCTGTGTTGACAGGGTCAATGAGTCCAGATTCAATGAGCACAGCGAGATCGCTCGCCCTCGCTAATGATAATTTCCACTCACCCGTCACTGGTCCACCTAGATAAGTAGCAGCAGCCATGAAATCTACTCTCCAACCGAATCTACTTTCCCATGCATTCACCCTATCTCCTTCACCGAACGCTGGTCCTCCTGACCCAGAACCATTGAGTAGACCAGCTGCTTCAGGATCATTTGAATATGCCTGAGCTATAGATGTTGGATCTGATACTGATCCTCCTGATTGATACGAATTCGTAGCGTATGACGAAGGGTCACTGGAAATAGCATAAAGACATTAGAACTTTATTGAAGTGGTTCAGCACGATCAGCTTGAGCTCACCGGGTAAACCATGGTCGTTtcgcttttcctttcttacttG
This genomic window from Kwoniella shivajii chromosome 7, complete sequence contains:
- a CDS encoding 5'-3' exoribonuclease 1, giving the protein MDGSRRGTPSHLSLSRQTPFRRLTIYNDTDGILAQNGIIHNCSHPPSSENDPHFRITEEQMILAIFAYIDHLFTKIKPQKVFFMAIDGVAPRAKMNQQRSRRFRTAKDAVEKRQEAEKKGEKLPEEKAFDSNCITPGTPFMARLSNHLKYYVTKRISEDAEWRNVKVILSGHDVPGEGEHKIQEFIRLTKAQPDYNPNTRHCLYGLDADLIMLGLLSHDPHFCLLREEVTFGRKSKKTTGLANTNFYLLHLSLLREYLDLEFGSLATQISFKYDLERIIDDFILMAVFVGNDFLPHLPDLHINEGALERIWGIYKEILPVAGGYLNEHGTISLPRLQLMLDKLAQFEIDNFEEEYADQNWYKGKQQKEIEAMEKARKRGKMVITKDQQKILNQIKQFVTKHQARPSSADRCVLVNNFSARDQRFVQELGDQLHLLTKWDEVDDYGQNIVVMTFDLEGVSEDGASAVAEEEADGEWESEEEEESEGDLAIQRIFAKYNKAKVVDNVVEDFEEAYEDKLKENLDDWKKRYYKEKLELDFNKPEDMHSIVFRYIEGLQWILNYYYKGVSSWGWFYNFHYAPRITDLKGIAEYKFDFDFGKPFTPFQQLMGVLPEESKEHVPPAYRDLMFEETSPIIDFYPKDFALDMNGKKQDWEAVIKIPFIDEKRLLKAMAAREVRLTSEEKDRNKSGVVATQFVFDDHQDTTYPSSAPGYFPDLVKSQCRSSPFNLPTLGDGINLILGLLDGVHLGASALAGFPSLQTLAHQGTLGYHGVNVFQSDSKNQSMIITVTSKHDRPNTGDIAKRMIGQRTFHSWPYLHEGMVVAVSDDMFKYELQQMGKIAKVVSTPHNPYQAIAFKKQADHIEHHNSKRFGIITGSVDVVLHVRPLKGLKRLDTGALVKDYEAPEKEIAQAYQLAVTQVTFEDERYLEKDAPPMSQEFPNGEKVIFLGHMAYGTAAQVIGTTEKTLDVGLAFFPSEKQENQNFSRLVAHRPTGIYYPSPVLARRIGVSPLALSRVTSTLLVLLEDGSRTNIGLALKFESKGLKVLGYSRRNDKGWEFSEKTAQVLKEYKEAFPEPFGNLDSRGGDLVTSAELCPTAEDPDKVVKGMKKWLKEKDLVDLDTVSLFAEQLEKESVQMIEKLADQYRNHKSPDQIKRAVVKAIPRQAVLKPCHAIYRLQGQKFAVGDRVIMVQDAAAGGVPLAMKGVVVGLGTRDIDVVWDVPFMGGETLQGRCSEYRGSTVPFSSCLNLTQPQFGVGFESGAKPLGQNAPFKPQLGPRPVLQMQNYQPSIPHKNKYQQHDQHQQPTIMRNPNRALPNQVNGNTSYGNATKGVKPPVQQQQAQGQGLSSHGERLANALGAKHVAHRPGHALPSQVVRSPNKQTNVALPLPLPVSQGQPPAQHQGGEQNGDGRGRGRGGFRGRGGRGRGGRGGARGGAQVNA
- a CDS encoding mitochondrial inner membrane protease ATP23; the protein is MSSSTSTTSDPTEQLERIGASEPTTAFEKWRISLSEFTGLGLTEDQKAHRDSLREQGKLEKDWDKCEGFKTDLMTNSPIITFLLQHLKSAGCEFPSSSIQCHPCPESRSGGFSPDHGILLCQNRFFSKKHMEDTLAHELLHAYDHCRFKVDWMNLRHHACSEIRAANLSGDCRFTREFKRGFYSFNKQHQACVKRRAILSVLANPSCTSPDMAEKAVNEVWESCFKDTRPFDEIY